atatatatctgagtttgcctgactaagatttacaagatgaccatagcttgcgtcaatactaacaatctccgtgggatcgacccttactcacgtaaggtttattacttggacgacccagtgcacttgctggttagttgtgcgaagttgtgtaatgccatggtattgagcgcaccaagtttttggagccattaccagggattatgagagttgtgaaaaagtatagttcacaatttcgcgcaccatgtGGGTAGGGGTAATCGGAATGCTCTGTTTTCAAACCGAAAATATGAAATTTCTATAATGGCATGGTGACTAAAGTAGTTGTTAGTTAGGGATTTTGGCATATGATCTGTTGTTGATTGTGGATTctatattttagtaaaaattttgtataatttttttccaATACAAATGGAGAAGTTGCTGGATATAATGTTCCATCATGGTGGAACGTTTAAGAAGAATGCTGATGGAAAGTTGGTTTACTCACCTGACAATAAAGCTTGCTTAGGTGATTTAGATGAGGATAGACTTGATGTCTTCTTCATCAGGAACTATTTCAAGGAGTTGGGATATGACAAGGTAATTGAGTGTTGGTGGCTGGTTCCGGAGAGGAGCTTGGAGGTTGGTCACAATGGATTCATACACGAAGACCTACGAACATTATATCAATCCTCTTCCGGGTCAATCCATGTGGAAAAATCAGCATATAGTAAGCCCCAGGCTCCTAACATCAAACGAAAACCAGGAAAGCTCACAACCAAAAGAAGAAAGGACGCTGATGAGGGTCCTAGTGTAAACAAGAAAGCTAAGCAGACTGTTACCCTAAAGAGACAGCTCAAGCCATTCACATGCACATATTGTGGTGTAAAGGGCCACACCAAGAGGGGATGCAAACAGAAGAGAGCTGATGAGCTTGCTGCTGCTCTTGCGGCTGCAGCAGCAGCTGTGGCAACTTCAAAGGACAAAGCTACTGCTACTGGGAGTACACCTGCACCTGAAGCAACCAACAGTACCAATCCGGCAACATCGGCAGCTGACATTCCACCCCCAGTGTCTGGACCGCAAGCTGAAGAGGTTGAATTATCCCAACCAAGCTATGGTGGAACACAAGATGAGGTATAAAATATCCCAAATGATTTGTTGTTCATAATCTTATATTTAACTCCCCTTTTCACAGTAACTCATTTAACTTATTACACTTCAAGCAGGCACCACCCAGCAACAAGGCCACCTAAGTTACCAACTAAACGGAAGACCACACCACAACCAGTAACTTCTTCTCCGATGCAAGGAGCAACTGCAGCCACAGCTTCAAGGTTGGAAAGGTTCATGAAGATGGTTCCAACACCTCAGTTCAAGGCACCAAGGAAGAAAAACCCTTGATTGGGATGTTGTAGCAGCTGCTTTAACAATATATGGGATTTGGGCATTGGTtgatattttggattttttgttACCTCTCTTAGGGAATGGCTCTTATGTAGACTATATggtttattttgattttctggTAGTAGATAATTTAACAGAGTTTATGCTTGAAGGTAGCTGTTTCAGTCTGTTTATCCTTATGTGGACAACTGCAACTATGTTACATTGACAATGTCTTGTTTATAATCTACAAAGCTACTATTATCAATTTACATCTTATGTTCATTCAGTTTGGTTTCTATTTTTGTAAAATCTATCTACAAATAACACACCAATAAATTAAACATTTCCCATACATTCATTAACAGATGCTTCCAAACACAGTTCTTACACTTTTCTCATCACAGGTGAAACAAGTTCTTACATTTTTAACATTACACCTAAAACAACAACTAACATAGAAAAAAACAACAATCCTAACATTtgtatcatatatttctgggtCCTTAACTCAGCCTCCAAATTGCCAATCCTCAAAGCAAGACTAACGCTCACTTCTTCATTGTTGTATGCAGCAGTGTCTTCCAAATTTCCTTTATCATCTTCTCCAATGTCTGCCCATCGAAAGAAGCCACACCATTTTCTTCCACTACTCTGTGAACATGAAATTTAACTGTTACCATCAAATTAGTCAGCAACAAATCTTCATGAAACACTCACGTTGTAATTCGGGCATCCAAAGAAGGGCTTATTTGGGTGGGTTTCCGTTCCAGACCATCGGAGCATAGGACGTTTCCCACACCCACACCGCTCTGGTACTCGCGTGCCTCTACTCTGACTTGGCCTCCTTGTGCATGATCGCAAAGAACTTCCCTCTCCTTCATCTGCATGTCCAACCATCCTCCAACCAGCAAAGCAATGGGTACGAGAATGAacagggaagaagaagaagaagaagaataacaagaggaagaagaagaagacgaagaagagaagaagacgAAGATGTGCTGTGCCAATTCCGAGTTAGGGTTTAAAAAAGGAATCAGGGACAACATTGGTGCATCAAGTTTCATTTGCCACATCATCCAACCGTTGGACACTCCAGCGTGGCACTCATTCGCCACGTCACTCCCGGCGGTAAGGAATCTGGCCGGAAAATATCCGGGGACCAACTTGATGCATTTTTTTCAATCTGGAGGACTAAATATGTGCAATTGGGAACTCAGGGGCTAAATCGGTGCATTTTGTGAATCTCAGGGACCACTTTGGTGTTTAACTCACAAATTTCACTGTATCATTTTATCGTAGTGGTCgcaataattaattttacattcttctaaacaaaaataaaaattatgtgGTAGGTCATCAACAGTGCTCTTTTTATTAAAGTCAACACTTAGGATTTCACATGAAATGCTGGTCAAAATCACATGGTTCAGAATTTATGAACCGTGGGTAGAGTTTCCTTTTATAACTGCTTAGTGCTTAGATCTATCCAAGAAGTAAGAACTAAAAATCATAGCctatggaaaaaaaaattaataagataatAAAGAACCTGACGTCTTTCACAATTCACATGTCGAAAGCTATCCCTATATCCATTCTTCATTTTAAACGTGAGTGCACAGACCACTGGACCTTTTGGCTGTGAATAGCATGTTTCCACGTATCTTATCTAATAATCTAGTACGATATAATGCTAGGAATCATGTGTATTATGCAACATTTTACATGAGATACTGTAATTAGATTCAGTTAGGTTGGGATAGCATTAATAAAACCACAATACAACTATCGACGTGGACGGCTGGACGCTATCGATTACGTTCATAAACTTGATCCATTCTTAAAGGATATTAGATTCCCAAAAATACATTAGGATATTACTATATTGGAGTGTAAACAACGTTCCGCTTGTAATATAAGGTGTTCACGGGTTTAGGCCACCTGATTATTCGTTCGAAATCGAAACGAACCAATCAAATTGGTTCCGAAATCAATGAATAATCAGatacaatttaaattaaatcaatgttattttatgttaattaattGTGTTAATTAGTTCGGATAATAATTTTAGAGATGCAAAATTTGAACTAACTCgtaaatttaaacttttattaattaaattaaaaatatatataatttttattgattattagTATAATCTAactatatttaatatataatttttattaattaaattaaattattgacttttttatttgatttattatatttatatgatttttttaaataaaattttatttttttatttttttataaatttctgTTTTATCATGTATTCAATTATTTAAACTGAACCAATTCGTTTTTAATCGAGTTGATTTAATTTAgctatacaaaaaaaaaacttaaatctaaacaaattataattcaaTTGATTCGATTTTAATTTACCTCGAATCTGATCCAACCCGATCTATGAATACTCCCTTATTTATAAGGGTGTGTTTGGATTTCCGTTGGAGAAGAGAGAAGCGTGTTTGACCTTCTTGAATGCTTCATCTTTGTGTTTGGCAACATTTTTATACTCTAAACGAAGAAATGATTTTTATGTTCAATCCACGTTTACCAAAAGCTATAAATTCTAACTTTTCTGTTTAGCTTTTTACGTTGGATTAAAAATTATGTTCTATGTACCAATTATGTCTTTCATTATTCAtatgtttgtttttttataatattttttctaatactctcttatacatattattttttataaaatttctgttttttttttatgagtttttttattgttattgttattttttttacatagaaTATTTTCTTACTTTGTATTATGATTCAATTAATTCTGTTAgagtactaaaaaaatattaaaatttatttaaatatttaaaataaaatataagataacataaaataattatttaaattcatgttattttctgtaattttttacctaaaaataattttgaataatgccatccaaacaatatttagtttactataattcattttgaataaaattgccaaacataaacCACGTTAATACTAATTCACTTttgatcaaaatcaattttataaaatcaattttatacaaaCCTCAGTTTACAAActgtaatccaaacacacactaacaaactgtaatccaaacacacactaagTCTTTATCCATCTATTACGCTATCATAGTTTAAGTATCTAACCGACGTGTTTAATGCCTTGGATTCACCTTTCAGCATCTTGGAAACGTGCCTTTGCTCACAGTGCATTGATGGATGGTGGAAGGGTGAAATGGTTTCTTTCGTTTTAAGAGTGTTCTAGGTCATTCGATTATCCGAACAAAACTAACCCATGCATTGGCCATTGCATAATCGGGTAAGACTCGATTAAACCCgactttaattattttgaatattaattttataattgcGAAATCTGAATCAATCCAATTACTCGATTAGTTTTATATTGtactaaaagaataaaatatatatactaaacTAACATCCGACGCCTTATTTCTTCAGCAATCAGCAACCATTCCCTGTCTCTATTCCTTGCAAGTTTATTTTATACTACATAAAAATTCAATGACTCATGTGATttactttataatttttttttttgttaaaacttcaaagatttaaaaattttcaaattacgAATATTAGATAATGtttatctaaatataaaatttggtAATGATTAGCTTGTAATTAACCTTAAATCCTATATTCGTAAACAGCtctttttgttttatgtttCAGCTGCTTTGAACAGAGCTAGTAAACTTAACGAAAATTCCGAACTTTCTGTTGCCATGCTGCAACAGaatttattttacaaaattacTTTGCTGTAGTTGGTAGTCTCTCTAGTTCAGAAATATGCCATCAGCAAAATTTGAGACATGGACAGCAAGCATAGAAGAAAACAAGACTTGCCAACCGGCACGGCGAATCGGCAACATACCTGTAACCTGTTATTGTGCATTCAATGAATTCTCTACGATTTTCTTTACAATTGTAAAACGGATCTGAAATTCACAAATTTTCACATAACAGCACGTGTACACCTCTAACCAAATTGAAATAAGCAGCTATTACATTCTTAACAAGTAGCTGTGCATCTTTGTTTGAAGGACCATCTTCCTAAAACACGGAGGACTGGTCTGTGTACCAAGTAGATGACTGAGTAGTTATTCACATTCAAAGGAGGCCCAGTGTCTTCAGCTGTTGAATATGCTCAGGTGGGAGAGAAGGGGGAGACCAATCAGACCCTGTCTGTTCTCCATCAACATCTTCGACCACATACTCCTGTAGTGAGAAAGGACAAGAATTTCATAAACTAAGAATATTCAGAATTTTTCAAGGAACCGTCATGTTTGGCATCAAACATTCAGTTAGATATAAAATATGAGCGATGGCACAAAATGCAAGTCAAAACATCCTCCCTTAAAGGGTTCCCAGGAAGAAATGGTATAGTAGTACCATGCATGAAACAAATATGGGGGTCATGGTTTTAATACTGATACCACACTAAGTGGTTTTGTCCAGTACTTTCTATTGCACTTTTCATATTCAGCTTCTAGTTTTGTTAACCACTCGGTAAACTATAAGAGCATGGAACCTCTCATGCATAACAGTAAAGTCTCTTATGACCTTGTCATGCTTATTTTCACTGTTGATTATGCTCTTGTGAATCCCACACTTCGCCTCACCTTTAATAAATGGTGGGCACTATAACATGTGATCTCACATAAAGGAACCATTCCCGGCAAGGGACAATCGAGTAAATAGAATAGATTTAGCATCCATAAACTATCCATAAATACTTTGAATCATTACTAATATAATGCAAGAGAGCATTAAATTAGTTGAAGCAGAAAAAATATTAACTATCTATAATTTTAGATGATAAACAGAAATTAAGTGAAATATGTGCTAATTGGGCATATCAATTAGGTATTAAGCTGGGTTTAGCAGAATAGCAATGGCAAAAAATGCAGCAAATTTTGACAGTTCATAGCAATACCAAAAATTGCACTAAAAATTGGAGAATAAACCAATCGCACCTTGGTTAACATTCTTTTTGCAAGTATGTGATAATGACGTTGCCATATCCGTTGTCCTACCATGGTAGCTACCAATACACTGTAAAATATCCCAATCACAGTGAAAAGTCCCAGAACAATCAAAGCCATTATGAATAATAATGGTAGTCCTGCTTCCCCAGCACCTCCCAAACATCCACCACATTCAGTTGCCATTGTTCCACAACTCTCAAAGCATGTGGTGCAGTCAGTCCACATACAAAGTGTGCCTGGCAAGTGACAATCTGCACAAACTCTGCAATGATATAAACCATAACAAGATCATCCCAGAAACTATTTATTAACAACATCCAAGTCTCAAGACTCATATATAGGTAAAATAAGGGTTATTACCCAGGTTGACAGCAACAAAGACATAATTCTCTACAAGGCTGAGCCAAATCATTGCGAACTCGTCGATCATAGCAAGTGATGAAGCACCCAGAAAGACCAAGCAGGGCAAAAAACAACAGCGCTCCTGCAATTGATAATACCAACACAAAATCAACACCAATACAATATATTATATATGGAAAAAATCAGACTCTGAACTCAAgacagaaaaagaaaatgtagGAACGAATATTGTACAAGTATTTGATGCACACTGCTTATTTAAATGTAATTTACCACAAATGTAGTAAAAGCTCAGTTCGCTATCAAAACCCCAGAGAAGACGAAGCCAATACTGCTGGTAACCATCTATTAGATAAACCAAATAAGCCAGCGAAGCAATGACCTGCATGCAAAGGCAATAGGGCTCCGTGTCAGATTATCTATATGTGATTCATAAAATATAAATGGATACGTTAGTTTGAGGAATGGAAATAATTCACCTACAAGCTGGACAGacagaaaaataaacaaaatgtCTCTGGTGACAAAGAATCGAAATTTCAAGGTACGCCATTTTCTATCAGCAGCAACATGAACACGCAAATAATAAGGAGCCTTGCAGGTAGTGCAGTGAGCAAATGCAAACCCTTCCTGCAAGAATTTCATGATATATCCTTTTAGGTTAAGCATCATAAAATACACCACCCTAAACATTGATCCATTAGCAGTAGAGTAAGAAGAAGGGCATCCACTTAGTACTTTATTTTTGGTATATCAAGCACGGGGAAATTTAGCCCATAATCTTTAGTTCTTATCAACCCAAGATAAACTGATAAAGGGCACAAAAGATCAGTACATACTATCAGTAAagaaatggaaaagaaaatccAATTAGCTAATAAAGAAAAGATGTAAATGCATTACACATAACCTAGAAGCCCTAAATAGTAAACCAGGATGGCAAACCCAAATAAACTTAGATGCATATGAAAACACGTAAAGCCTTTTATCATTGCAAGAGGAATGGGTGGAATACATAAGGGAAATAATTGAATGGGAACAACAACTACAATACTCACTAATGCTAACTAATATTCTGCTAGCCCAATAACAGGGTAATaggaaaagaagagagaatagtATGAGATCATTAAGTAAGAACATAACATGGATCACTGTTAAATTAGATTAGCGGAACAAAATTATTTACTCGCAACCCAAAATGGCCTTTAGTCAATTTGTCACATGCAGTCCACTCGGAAATAAAGTTTTAGAATGATGACTGGATGTGGATAAAAATATTCACCATGGCTATAACATACACTGttgaaaaaatgaaagagaatcATTACCTTAACAGCTCGCCAATGATCCAAACATTCTCGATGTACATACTTTGCTGTACCTTTGCACTTACAAGGAGCTATGAAATCTCTACCTAAGGTACAAAAGAGAAATTCATGGTTGACTGAGAAGAAATTACATTAGATATATCATGATAAATCAAAAGCGTTGCCCAAAGAGGTAATGATGCAGCTTACACATATTAGCAGCCATTCTATATACAGCTGCAATATCCTACTACACAAAGAAGTACAACAGACAAAGTTGACTGTATAGTAGACACataaagaataattttaatacACTGTATGCCGATTGATTTTCAAAACAATTATTACAATATACTAATTTTTCAATGTACCAAAATCAACTGTATTTTGAAGGAGGGAGTataaaaaagtcaactgtccttGTTTATTGATGTAACAATGCATAATTGAATTTGCTAAAATTCTCAGTTCAAGTTCCCATCAAATGATCCAGATAGTAATGCATAATTGAAATTGCTAAAAATCTCAGTTTATGTTCCAATCAAAATGATCCAAATAGTACTAACTTGTTCATAATTTCAATAACTTTACTCCTGCATctaattgaaaacaaaatcatcAGAACTTCCCCTTCCACAAAAAATAACACAATCACTGAGAATAACTTGCAGTTTCGACTTCAGAACTTTGAGAGGACTTCATCAATTAACGAAAAAGATGAAATTATTAACATACCGAACGAACGAACCAAATTCGAAATCAGAGATTCACATGTCAACAAAAATTAATCACAGAATTCTTCTAACCACGGGTTATCATAAATGCAATAATTAGCCCTAACCTAAGATAACTTGAAAGTGAAAACCGAAAagataataaagaaaaaagcgGAAGAGGAGAATCACCATCAGTTTCGAGACAAATCCGGCACTGAATCTGTTCGGTTGGACCAGCTTCGAGATCGATCTCGGAAGGATCAGAGACAGGTATGGGAGGGACCAGAGGAGAAGAATCGGAGTGATCCGCCATTGAAGAAGCACAACCAGAGACAGTGAGAGTTGTTAGAAATGAACGACTTTGTGAGGAGTTGAGATATTGAATTCAAATAATCCAATCCAAGTTCAACGAAAATCGTGAACGTAATAATCACATATTGTTGCGATTAGAATTTAGAGGAGAAGAATCTCGTCGATCCTCCTCCATCTCTCTATCTCTTCCCTCACACAGATTCACGCGAGAatcgatttttttttctttctttcttttttttttttttttctcaagcAAAGTTTCAATATCCGACTGAGAAAATTAGGAGGAAACTGTGAAGATGGTGAATTTCCGAAATTAACCCCGCCGCGCGCCgcagttatttatttttcaataaactatcatttttatcaaaaagaaaaagataattaCATTGGCCTTTCCGAAACTAATTACAAACTATACTCCCTATATTTTCTAATATTCAAAAGGGATCcctttgtttaaatttttgttttgatccctttctatatttttcttatatattttctaacttTTGTATTGTCAAAATTTACACTACTctattgataaaataaaaattttatactttcaGAGAGTTTTACGATTAGAGCACACAAAGaagttcaaaaaaaattttaaatatttgaccGCATTTATACATGAGGAGTTATATCAACTtctaattaagaaaaaaaagattagactcaataataattttaaaattcaataaaaagcataatttattattaatttttgaatttttgaatttttattttagtttattttgttattaagatttgttaaaaaatttgattagtagtatttttaaaaattttaaatttaaatcaaatataatataatctaataagatcaattttaatttaaaataattatcttatctttagaagatttaaattaaattatcttatcttatcttttaattaatttttgcgTGGTACTTTTTTTCCGTTTTCAAAGACAAGTTTTTTAAAGATTTAGCAGGAATCTCAGATATCTTGAGGTCTAGTAGAAAAATtcttatttatgtttttatgttTCTGTAGTCTCTTTAGGAATGTGTCTCTCTTTTTCTTGGAATTTTAATGCTTCATCTTTATTAAACTCTCTAAATTCTCAATAATCTCTTATCaaatcattatatatttatgaatttggattctttaaattttaaatttttactttagatgataaaatataatttctcaCAATTGAATGACCGATTCAACTGGATTAACCGAAAATCGGTCATCAGGTCGATTCGATTAACCTTCTAAACCGTTTagcaaaaaaatcaattaaaaaaatcagTCGAGCGATTAACCGGTGAACCGCCGGAACCGATCGGTTTTTTACAAGGTTTTCGGTTCAGAAACCCTCCCTCAAAGTTCAAACGCCGTTgttttaaattcttaaaaaaaaaattcataaaaggAAACCCTGATCCCCCAACGCTGCAACGCACCCAACCCCATTcctctcttctcctctcctCTCTCAAACTGAACTgcaaattttaaattgaaagCACAAAGAACCCTAGCCCTCCAGCCACCGCAGCCATTGCGTC
This sequence is a window from Arachis stenosperma cultivar V10309 chromosome 10, arast.V10309.gnm1.PFL2, whole genome shotgun sequence. Protein-coding genes within it:
- the LOC130954110 gene encoding uncharacterized protein LOC130954110; amino-acid sequence: MADHSDSSPLVPPIPVSDPSEIDLEAGPTEQIQCRICLETDGRDFIAPCKCKGTAKYVHRECLDHWRAVKEGFAFAHCTTCKAPYYLRVHVAADRKWRTLKFRFFVTRDILFIFLSVQLVIASLAYLVYLIDGYQQYWLRLLWGFDSELSFYYICGALLFFALLGLSGCFITCYDRRVRNDLAQPCRELCLCCCQPGVCADCHLPGTLCMWTDCTTCFESCGTMATECGGCLGGAGEAGLPLLFIMALIVLGLFTVIGIFYSVLVATMVGQRIWQRHYHILAKRMLTKEYVVEDVDGEQTGSDWSPPSLPPEHIQQLKTLGLL